A region of Vitis riparia cultivar Riparia Gloire de Montpellier isolate 1030 chromosome 1, EGFV_Vit.rip_1.0, whole genome shotgun sequence DNA encodes the following proteins:
- the LOC117920376 gene encoding uncharacterized protein DDB_G0290685-like has product MTIMVLVTVTITITVMVMIMVTVTVMVTRIVTVTVIVRITVTSNGHCNGNGNDNGDDDGDGNGDRNYSNNDDLNDDGNGDGGGNGDGDGDGNNDGDANGNGDGHSNGDNNGNSKSYDCGNGHSHSNDIGNNHGNSDGNSNGNVKDNVTVTVTKTMMVSMTVTIMMKVTVTRGDNNSKDDDDDNGNNDSNGDSDGSGNDHDHDDGNDNDNDNRKSNGNSNGNGGDNDNGINDDNPDGNGDSDGNNDGDSDGNSDDNSNGNGDGSCNVNSNGDGSCNGDSNGYGDGNGKGNGDINGIADGDSNDNGDSSRNGDFDVNSDVNDNSDSNGHDDVNSDGNGNDDGNFDSNDNSNSNSDINGHNDGNGDDDGNGNGDSNGHDDSNIDDNNSHDDSNGSGNNNGHDDGNSDSNSDGNDNGDGSGPDDGNGDDECNDNDDGDGNGDGNGHESGDGNNDGNSNSDDYGKDDDNTVGNGDSNGDGSSDGNGDSNCDSNGYDNSDGNDDDNSDDNGNCHDNDHFNGYAYGNDNGNNDGDGDSNGNGNGKGEGDSNDNGDGNDDGNGDSNSDGNVTLNDHCNNNENGNGNGDGNDDGDGNDDDNDYGNDYSNYYSDSKGNGNGEGDSNITVTIMVTVTLTVKVTVMVTVTETVMVLVTVSIIVTITKMVTVTVIVTVTVTATVTVTVTITVTP; this is encoded by the exons GATGACGGTGACGGTAACGGTGATAGAAACTATTCTAATAACGATGACTTAAACGACGATGGTAATGGTGACGGTGGCGgtaatggtgatggtgatggtgatggtaACAATGACGGTGATGCTaacggtaacggtgatggtCACAGTAACGGTGACAATAACGGTAACAGTAAGAGTTACGATTGCGGTAATGGTCACAGTCACAGTAACGATATTGGTAACAATCACGGTAACAGTGACGGTAACAGTAATGGTAATGTTAAAGATAATGTGACGGTAACAGTGACGAAAACGATGATGGTATCAATGACGGTGACGATAATGATGAAGGTGACGGTGACGCG TGGTGACAATAACAGTAAAGATGATGATGACGATAACGGTAACAATGACAGTAACGGTGACAGTGACGGTAGCGGTAACGATCACGATCACGATGACGGTAACGATAATGATAACGATAATAGAAAGAGTAATGGTAATAGTAACGGTAACGGTGGCGATAACGATAACGGTATCAATGACGATAACCCTGACGGTAACGGTGACAGTGATGGTAACAATGACGGTGATAGTGATGGTAATAGTGACGATAACagtaatggtaacggtgatggtaGCTGTAACGTTAACAGTAACGGTGACGGTAGCTGTAATGGTGACAGTAACGGTTATGGTGACGGTAACGGTAAGGGTAACGGTGATATTAACGGTATCGCGGATGGTGATAGTAATGATAATGGTGATAGTAGCCGTAATGGTGACTTTGACGTTAATAGTGATGTTAACGATAATAGTGACAGTAATGGTCATGATGACGTTAACAgtgacggtaatggtaacgATGATGGTAACTTTGACAGTAATGATAACAGCAACAGTAATAGTGACATTAATGGTCACAATGACGGTAATGGTGACGATGATGGTAACGGTAATGGTGACAGTAATGGTCACGATGACAGTAACATTGATGACAATAATAGTCACGATGACAGTAACGGTAGCGGTAATAATAATGGTCATGATGATGGTAACAGTGATAGTAATAGTGACGGAAATGATAATGGTGACGGTAGTGGTCCCGATGACGGTAATGGTGATGATGAGTGTAACGATAACGATGATGGTGacggtaacggtgatggtaatggtCACGAAAGTGGTGATGGTAACAATGATGGTAACAGTAATAGTGATGATTATGGTAAAGACGACGATAACACTGTTGGTAACGGTGATAGTAATGGTGATGGTAGCAGTGACGGTAACGGTGACAGTAACTGTGATAGTAATGGTTACGACAACAGTGACGGTAACGATGACGATAATAGTGATGATAATGGTAACTGTCATGATAACGATCACTTTAATGGTTATGCTTATGGTAACGACAATGGTAACAATGACGGTGACGGTGACAGTAACGGTAATGGTAATGGTAAGGGTGAGGGTGATAGTAATGATAACGGTGATGGTAACGATGATGGCAATGGTGACAGTAACAGTGATGGTAACG TAACGTTAAATGATCACTGTAACAATAACGAAAATGGTAATGGTAATGGTGACGGTAACGATGATGGTGACGGTAATGATGACGATAACGATTACGGTAATGATTATAGTAACTATTACAGTGATAGTAAGGGTAACGGTAACGGTGAAGGTGATAGTAACATTACGGTAACGATCATGGTCACTGTAACGCTCACAGTAAAGGTGACGGTAATGGTTACGGTCACGGAAACGGTAATGGTGCTGGTAACAGTATCAATAATAGTAACGATAACGAAAATGGTGACTGTAACAGTAATAGTAACGGTGACGGTCACGGCAACGGTGACGGTGACAGTAACAATAACAGTCACaccttag